In Candidatus Methanosphaera massiliense, the following are encoded in one genomic region:
- a CDS encoding HisA/HisF-related TIM barrel protein — MIIPVMDIMNNDCVSGKSGNRSSYTHLNSVYGDTPIDIAKNLRKAGAKALYIADLDKIENMGDNLELISSINKIIPVLLDSGISDIKDIRNDENKCTYPILATETMDTIEETYEIFKNYDSNQLVFSIDIKNNQVLLKNNNIELKDIIELINKVKPKYTIILNISQVGTKKQSDTQLTEKIIKLTPHTTHFIAGGLTNKTIHEYKMKNINNFLVGTILHEGNLESKL; from the coding sequence ATGATTATTCCTGTGATGGATATTATGAATAATGACTGTGTTAGTGGTAAATCAGGTAACAGGTCTAGTTATACTCATCTCAACAGTGTTTATGGTGATACACCCATAGATATTGCTAAGAATCTTAGAAAAGCAGGTGCTAAAGCATTATATATTGCTGATCTTGATAAGATTGAAAATATGGGGGATAACCTTGAATTAATATCCAGTATAAATAAGATTATTCCTGTTTTATTAGATAGTGGTATATCTGATATTAAGGATATTAGAAATGATGAAAATAAATGTACTTACCCTATATTAGCTACTGAAACTATGGACACTATCGAAGAGACTTATGAAATATTTAAGAACTATGATAGTAATCAATTAGTTTTTAGTATAGATATTAAAAATAACCAGGTTCTATTAAAAAATAATAACATTGAACTTAAGGATATAATTGAATTAATTAATAAAGTAAAACCAAAATATACTATAATACTAAACATATCCCAAGTAGGTACAAAAAAACAGTCCGACACTCAACTAACAGAAAAAATAATAAAACTAACTCCACATACCACACACTTTATAGCTGGTGGATTAACAAACAAAACTATTCATGAATACAAAATGAAGAATATCAATAATTTTCTTGTGGGCACAATACTACATGAGGGAAATTTAGAAAGTAAACTATGA
- a CDS encoding PfkB family carbohydrate kinase, which translates to MKKKILTIGPVTKDKIITPHHEYNHIGGASYYQICTLHQLNTSTTAIISIGENDAKMIDEFPDKKQVKTITYPQTMEYTNIYKENMTRTQLATLPPNTITPQKIENTNINLKNYGYAILSPLCPYDIPPETIKYLKEHDIETILSAQGYLRSTDSHNNVISTTWKNKEEYLKYTDTLTLDNHEMKKAFNLESISDDEVYNIISENNLKTIIITKAEQGSDIYTNNTKIHIPAIKTDKNIDPTGLGDTYIASYISKKQDTDSIYTAGLFAAITTKYKIETRGPINVNKKIIEKELEERLN; encoded by the coding sequence ATGAAAAAAAAGATACTTACTATAGGTCCTGTTACAAAAGATAAAATCATTACACCACACCATGAATATAACCATATTGGTGGTGCATCATACTACCAGATATGTACATTACATCAATTAAACACATCAACAACTGCAATAATATCCATAGGTGAAAACGATGCAAAAATGATTGATGAATTTCCAGATAAAAAACAAGTAAAAACAATAACATACCCCCAAACAATGGAATACACAAACATTTACAAAGAAAACATGACAAGAACACAGCTAGCAACACTACCACCAAACACGATAACACCCCAAAAAATAGAAAACACCAATATTAATCTAAAAAATTATGGCTACGCAATTCTGTCACCCTTATGCCCCTATGATATTCCACCAGAAACAATAAAATATCTCAAAGAACATGACATAGAAACAATATTATCAGCACAGGGATATCTAAGATCAACAGATTCTCATAATAATGTTATAAGTACAACATGGAAAAATAAGGAAGAATACCTAAAATACACAGATACACTCACATTGGATAACCATGAAATGAAAAAAGCATTTAATCTAGAATCAATAAGTGATGATGAAGTATACAATATAATATCAGAAAATAATTTAAAAACAATAATTATAACAAAAGCAGAACAAGGCTCAGACATATACACAAATAATACTAAAATACACATTCCCGCCATAAAAACTGATAAAAATATTGATCCTACAGGATTAGGCGACACATACATAGCATCATACATATCTAAAAAACAGGATACTGATTCAATATACACTGCAGGCTTATTTGCAGCAATAACAACGAAATATAAAATAGAGACTCGCGGCCCAATAAATGTAAATAAAAAAATAATAGAAAAAGAATTAGAAGAAAGATTAAATTAA